The following are encoded together in the Caldicoprobacter guelmensis genome:
- a CDS encoding serine hydrolase domain-containing protein: MANFNDLSALLEGFIKRGLPGCGCAVAKNGEVLYEGYFGYADLEEKKPMNEESVFRIFSMTKVVICTAAMILYERGKFLLSDPISESPHVKNR, translated from the coding sequence ATGGCTAATTTTAATGATTTATCCGCGTTGTTAGAAGGTTTTATAAAGAGAGGGTTGCCTGGTTGTGGGTGTGCTGTAGCCAAAAATGGAGAAGTTTTATATGAAGGGTATTTTGGCTATGCAGATTTAGAGGAAAAAAAGCCCATGAATGAGGAAAGCGTTTTTCGCATCTTTTCTATGACTAAAGTAGTAATTTGTACGGCTGCTATGATACTTTATGAAAGGGGTAAATTTTTATTAAGTGATCCAATATCCGAGTCTCCGCATGTCAAAAACAGGTAA
- a CDS encoding IS1634 family transposase, whose product MDINDVKNIVAYNASSIPVLFEMCRIAKIAETVNDMVEWRPDNSQISPGFLIEVLVVTIMHRRQPLWKIEEYWRKQKLEYMLEGSDITVEQLNDDAFARALDKLHTVNMKELVSRICLNMLKAHNLTIESLHLDTTSISVEGMYEGDEDDDFIICYGYSKDNRPDLKQFKIGAAVQQSGLPVMGQLLSGNKSDREWNPEAIKEMKVFFEGQQYRDIIFVGDSATVSSYESLRQLEGLRFISRLPENFSCVSEWKEKAWQGVNWEEVGTLSESSRKDAAEYRIYEFVEVIDGKPYRFVLVHTNSLREQKIKTLQKRWEKEKRELEKEAKSIGKRAFACVEDALRESAVFMEKVKSMHYNVEAHIEEEVTRRYNRRGRPGTEDRYEETVSYYVKHTIGERDDMACEKDLFMESTFVLITSVMDREKYPGWRILAEYKGQSSIEQAFKFSKSPVYLGPVYLKRPERVEALGYVFILVLLIASYLEYRVRKALRERGEYYIQPNGQKSTRPSVRTILEVLETVLVIYFNGDLYLPNDTSPKILKMLEWLGFSPDIYTKKINPIF is encoded by the coding sequence ATGGATATAAATGATGTTAAGAATATTGTGGCATACAATGCCTCCAGTATACCAGTATTGTTTGAGATGTGCCGTATTGCAAAAATAGCGGAAACTGTCAACGATATGGTAGAATGGAGACCGGATAATTCCCAGATTTCACCGGGATTTTTAATAGAAGTATTGGTGGTAACCATAATGCACAGGAGACAGCCTTTATGGAAAATTGAAGAATACTGGAGGAAACAAAAGCTTGAATACATGTTAGAGGGTAGCGATATTACAGTGGAACAATTAAACGATGACGCATTTGCTCGTGCTTTAGATAAACTGCATACCGTAAACATGAAAGAACTTGTGAGCCGTATATGTCTCAACATGTTAAAGGCTCATAATTTAACTATAGAGAGTCTGCACTTGGATACAACGTCTATTTCTGTAGAAGGGATGTATGAAGGGGATGAGGATGACGACTTTATAATCTGCTACGGTTACAGCAAAGATAATAGGCCTGACCTTAAGCAATTTAAGATAGGGGCAGCAGTACAGCAGAGTGGGCTACCTGTAATGGGTCAGCTTTTATCCGGAAACAAATCGGACCGGGAATGGAACCCGGAGGCGATAAAGGAGATGAAGGTATTTTTTGAGGGGCAACAATATAGAGATATTATATTTGTGGGGGATTCTGCGACTGTATCTTCATATGAATCGTTAAGGCAGTTAGAGGGTTTACGGTTTATATCACGTTTACCAGAGAATTTTTCATGTGTTTCGGAATGGAAAGAGAAGGCATGGCAGGGGGTGAATTGGGAAGAAGTAGGAACATTAAGTGAGTCTTCACGTAAAGATGCAGCAGAATACAGGATTTATGAATTTGTGGAGGTTATAGATGGGAAGCCGTATCGATTTGTATTGGTTCATACAAATTCGTTGAGGGAGCAGAAGATAAAGACATTGCAGAAGAGGTGGGAGAAAGAGAAGAGGGAGCTTGAGAAGGAGGCTAAGAGTATAGGCAAGAGAGCATTTGCATGTGTTGAGGATGCACTGCGGGAGAGTGCGGTTTTTATGGAGAAAGTTAAGTCAATGCATTACAATGTAGAAGCTCATATAGAAGAGGAGGTTACTCGGAGGTATAATAGAAGAGGGAGGCCTGGTACGGAAGATAGGTATGAGGAGACGGTAAGCTACTATGTAAAGCATACTATAGGTGAGAGGGATGATATGGCATGTGAGAAAGACTTATTTATGGAATCGACATTTGTTCTTATTACTTCAGTTATGGATAGAGAGAAATATCCTGGATGGAGGATACTGGCGGAATATAAAGGGCAAAGTTCAATAGAGCAGGCATTTAAGTTTTCAAAAAGTCCAGTGTACTTAGGGCCAGTATATTTGAAGAGACCTGAGCGAGTAGAAGCGCTGGGATATGTATTTATACTTGTTTTACTGATAGCGAGTTATTTAGAGTACAGAGTAAGGAAAGCATTGAGGGAGAGGGGAGAATATTATATTCAGCCTAATGGTCAAAAATCGACTCGACCATCGGTTAGGACTATACTTGAGGTATTGGAGACAGTATTGGTTATATATTTCAATGGTGATCTGTATTTGCCAAATGATACTTCACCAAAGATATTGAAGATGCTAGAATGGTTGGGATTTAGTCCTGACATTTACACGAAAAAGATAAATCCCATTTTTTAA
- a CDS encoding FadR/GntR family transcriptional regulator: MVRAIKKNSVREQVVEELKRQIINKNWLPGTKIPSENELAALLQVSRVTVREALQQLITLGLLETRQGEGTFVKELLVDSYMNSLIPYFVLDIPQLMQILEYRKLAEPAAMSLVVERATKEDIRKLEYIFKNMMEKQNDVKKFAQEDLNFHLALGEITRNAVIVKVNYVIRDILSVAMDYIVQYLGTRDGLYYHEKIISSIKDKDVERAQKFMAEHIEETIRKISQIEKNIKITNK, encoded by the coding sequence ATGGTAAGGGCAATAAAGAAAAATAGTGTACGTGAACAAGTAGTGGAAGAATTAAAAAGACAGATTATAAATAAAAATTGGCTTCCCGGTACAAAAATTCCCTCAGAAAACGAATTGGCTGCACTTTTGCAGGTTAGTAGGGTTACTGTAAGGGAAGCATTGCAGCAGCTGATTACTCTAGGATTATTGGAAACAAGGCAAGGGGAAGGAACCTTTGTAAAAGAATTATTGGTTGACAGTTATATGAACAGTCTAATTCCTTATTTTGTCTTAGATATACCTCAATTAATGCAAATATTGGAATATAGAAAGTTGGCTGAACCTGCTGCTATGAGCCTGGTTGTTGAAAGAGCTACTAAGGAGGATATTCGTAAATTAGAATACATATTCAAAAACATGATGGAAAAACAGAACGATGTTAAAAAATTTGCACAAGAAGATTTAAATTTTCATCTAGCTTTAGGTGAAATAACAAGAAATGCAGTTATAGTTAAAGTCAATTATGTAATTAGAGACATTTTAAGTGTAGCAATGGATTATATAGTACAGTACCTTGGCACTCGTGATGGATTGTATTACCATGAAAAAATAATTAGTTCTATAAAAGATAAAGACGTAGAAAGAGCCCAAAAATTTATGGCTGAACACATAGAAGAAACTATTAGAAAAATATCACAGATTGAAAAGAATATAAAAATAACCAACAAATAA
- a CDS encoding zinc-dependent alcohol dehydrogenase codes for MKAVVKYDNVDGATEVREVPIPDIGPNDVLVRVAYAGICGSDPHMHHNKVTYKVNVPLILGHEFSGIIEKIGDNVEGFKVGDKITAETHADYCGVCRLCRTNNYHVCRERKGFGFHVDGAFAQYVKVPARILHKLPPNVSLREAALTEPLCVAYSSLVKHSNIKAGDLVVVIGPGPIGLLCVQIARLMGAADIVVIGTEGDDFRLELAKELGAAIVINSSKEDPVSVIMNMRDHYGADIVVDTAGVSSTLKLSMDIVRPCGQINKIGWGPNPVGFSLDPLISKAVTMNFTFSHNWDVWETCLTLMDKKAVNVEKLITHELPLDKWEEGFELIESKKAVKVLLTPIG; via the coding sequence ATGAAGGCCGTTGTTAAGTATGACAATGTTGATGGAGCCACCGAAGTGAGAGAGGTGCCCATCCCGGATATAGGGCCAAACGATGTGTTGGTTAGAGTAGCATACGCCGGTATATGTGGTAGTGACCCTCATATGCATCATAATAAGGTTACATATAAAGTAAATGTGCCGCTCATACTTGGTCACGAATTTTCTGGAATCATTGAGAAAATAGGGGACAATGTAGAAGGGTTTAAAGTCGGCGACAAGATTACGGCAGAAACACATGCAGATTATTGTGGGGTTTGCAGGTTGTGCCGTACAAATAACTACCATGTGTGTCGTGAAAGAAAGGGCTTTGGATTTCATGTAGATGGGGCATTTGCTCAGTATGTAAAAGTACCTGCTAGAATTCTTCATAAATTGCCTCCTAATGTAAGTTTGAGGGAGGCTGCATTGACTGAGCCCTTGTGTGTAGCTTATAGTTCACTGGTAAAACACTCAAACATCAAGGCAGGCGATTTAGTAGTTGTCATTGGGCCTGGGCCTATAGGACTTTTATGTGTACAAATAGCACGATTAATGGGGGCTGCTGATATTGTAGTCATAGGTACAGAGGGTGATGACTTCAGGTTGGAATTGGCTAAGGAATTAGGAGCTGCTATTGTGATTAATAGTTCAAAAGAGGATCCTGTGTCTGTAATTATGAATATGAGAGATCATTACGGTGCTGATATAGTTGTTGATACTGCCGGGGTTTCTTCTACGTTAAAACTTTCTATGGATATTGTAAGACCCTGTGGACAAATTAATAAGATAGGTTGGGGTCCTAATCCTGTAGGTTTTTCTTTGGATCCACTTATATCTAAGGCGGTTACCATGAACTTTACGTTTAGTCATAATTGGGATGTTTGGGAAACATGTCTCACTTTAATGGATAAAAAAGCTGTAAACGTAGAAAAGCTCATTACGCATGAGCTACCTTTAGATAAATGGGAAGAAGGTTTTGAATTAATAGAATCAAAAAAAGCTGTAAAAGTGCTTCTCACTCCTATTGGTTGA
- a CDS encoding transketolase, producing the protein MESNELIKYLERKALQLRYYILEMIGVGKAGHLGGSSSCAEIVATLYFHWMNIDPNNPYDPNRDRFLLSKGHAALVQYAALAELGYFPIEELKKVKTLGGMLQGHPDMKTTPGVEANTGSLGQGLSIALGMALGLRLDGRKSRVYVILGDGELAEGQVWEAAMAASHYKVDNLVAFVDKNGVQATGPVEERLNSNPLAPKWSAFGWHVIEIDGHSIKEILEALKEANNIKGRPTVIIAHTVKGKGFSFAEHNAAFHNGILTEEQYLIAKRELEKLMQGDER; encoded by the coding sequence ATGGAATCCAACGAGCTAATTAAATACTTAGAGAGAAAAGCACTTCAATTGAGATACTATATATTAGAAATGATAGGCGTTGGGAAAGCAGGGCATCTTGGAGGTTCCAGTTCCTGTGCTGAGATTGTAGCCACTCTTTATTTTCACTGGATGAATATAGATCCCAATAATCCATATGACCCTAACAGGGATCGGTTTCTTTTGAGTAAAGGACATGCGGCTTTAGTCCAATATGCAGCATTAGCTGAATTGGGATATTTTCCGATTGAGGAGCTGAAGAAAGTAAAAACTTTGGGCGGTATGCTCCAAGGTCATCCCGATATGAAGACCACACCAGGAGTGGAAGCCAATACAGGGTCACTGGGACAAGGGTTATCTATTGCTTTAGGGATGGCTTTAGGACTTCGTTTGGATGGTAGAAAAAGCCGAGTATATGTGATATTGGGCGATGGGGAATTAGCTGAAGGTCAAGTATGGGAAGCTGCCATGGCAGCATCACATTATAAAGTCGACAATTTGGTGGCTTTTGTTGACAAGAATGGAGTACAAGCAACGGGTCCAGTGGAGGAAAGGCTCAACAGTAATCCTTTAGCGCCTAAGTGGTCAGCCTTTGGGTGGCATGTAATAGAAATTGATGGTCATTCCATAAAGGAGATACTGGAGGCGCTTAAGGAGGCAAATAATATAAAAGGGCGACCTACAGTTATAATAGCACATACTGTAAAGGGAAAAGGATTTTCGTTTGCGGAGCACAATGCAGCTTTTCACAACGGGATTCTTACTGAAGAGCAGTACCTTATTGCAAAAAGAGAGCTTGAGAAGTTAATGCAGGGAGATGAAAGGTAA
- a CDS encoding transketolase family protein — protein MKRESLREAYGQALVEAGKRNKDVVVLEADLGKSTRSCLFEEIFPDRYFEMSIAEQNMASTAAGLALVGKIPFIHSFAVFATGRAYDQIRQAIAIPRLNVKICGSSCGLSDFGDGSTHQSIEDVALMSAIPNMVVLVPADAVETKKMVEAMVKYKGPVYIRINRNDLPVYTPENLEYEIGRMYTLREGKDVVVFANGVMVSRAMEAAEILQREGISIEVVNVSTVKPLDVDTLVEKVRNFKGAVIAEEHSIIGGLGSAIALALCKRKVNVPLEFVAIEDKFGTSASNYEELLVHYGLSVENICEKVKSLI, from the coding sequence ATGAAAAGGGAAAGTCTTAGAGAGGCATATGGACAGGCTTTAGTAGAAGCAGGGAAAAGGAATAAGGATGTAGTGGTGTTGGAGGCTGATTTAGGCAAGTCGACACGTTCATGTCTTTTTGAGGAGATTTTTCCAGATAGATATTTTGAGATGAGCATTGCTGAGCAGAATATGGCTTCTACGGCAGCAGGATTAGCGTTAGTTGGGAAGATCCCATTTATACATTCATTTGCTGTTTTTGCGACAGGACGCGCCTATGACCAGATAAGGCAGGCTATAGCGATTCCTCGACTTAATGTCAAGATATGTGGTTCAAGCTGTGGTCTTTCAGACTTTGGAGATGGTTCTACTCATCAGTCAATTGAGGATGTTGCGTTAATGAGCGCTATACCTAACATGGTAGTACTGGTTCCGGCAGATGCGGTTGAGACTAAGAAAATGGTAGAAGCCATGGTAAAATACAAAGGGCCAGTTTATATTCGTATTAATAGAAACGATTTACCGGTGTATACGCCTGAAAATTTAGAATATGAAATAGGCCGCATGTATACTTTAAGAGAGGGTAAGGATGTAGTGGTATTTGCTAATGGTGTGATGGTCTCCAGGGCTATGGAGGCAGCAGAAATTCTACAAAGAGAAGGCATTTCGATAGAGGTGGTGAATGTAAGCACGGTAAAACCATTGGATGTTGATACTTTAGTAGAGAAGGTTAGGAATTTTAAAGGCGCTGTAATAGCAGAGGAGCATAGCATCATAGGAGGGCTAGGTAGCGCAATAGCATTGGCGTTATGTAAAAGAAAAGTGAACGTTCCATTGGAATTTGTAGCGATAGAGGATAAGTTTGGTACGTCAGCTTCTAATTATGAAGAATTACTGGTACATTATGGTTTGAGTGTAGAAAATATTTGTGAGAAAGTAAAAAGTTTAATATAG
- the garR gene encoding 2-hydroxy-3-oxopropionate reductase yields the protein MKKIGFIGLGIMGKPMAKNLLKAGYNLVVYDINKQPVKELVEAGAEEGFSPKDVAERVEVVITMLPNSPHVKEVILGKNGVLEGARPGLIIVDMSSIAPLVSKEIAAKAKEKGVEMLDAPVSGGEPKAIDGTLSIMVGGSEEVFNQVKDILLCMGSSAVLVGEIGSGNITKLANQIIVALNIAAMSEALVLATKAGVDPEKVYQAIRGGLAGSAVLDAKAPMVMQRNFKPGFRIELHIKDLMNALETAHEVGVPVLLTSQVMEIMQALKAEGKEKEDHGGIIQFYEKLAGVEVRK from the coding sequence ATGAAGAAAATAGGATTTATAGGTTTAGGTATTATGGGCAAACCGATGGCTAAGAATCTTTTAAAGGCGGGATACAATCTGGTTGTATATGACATAAATAAACAACCAGTAAAGGAACTGGTAGAGGCAGGAGCCGAGGAAGGCTTCTCGCCAAAGGATGTAGCTGAGAGAGTAGAAGTAGTGATTACTATGCTACCCAATTCACCTCATGTTAAAGAAGTGATTTTAGGTAAGAATGGTGTATTGGAAGGAGCGCGTCCTGGATTAATAATTGTTGATATGAGTTCTATAGCGCCATTGGTTTCTAAGGAGATTGCTGCAAAAGCTAAGGAAAAGGGTGTAGAAATGTTGGATGCTCCTGTAAGCGGCGGTGAACCAAAAGCTATAGATGGTACGCTGTCAATAATGGTAGGTGGTTCAGAAGAAGTCTTTAATCAGGTAAAAGATATACTTCTGTGTATGGGGTCGTCGGCTGTGTTGGTGGGAGAAATAGGAAGCGGTAATATTACAAAGCTGGCTAATCAGATAATTGTGGCGCTTAACATTGCGGCCATGTCTGAAGCGCTGGTATTAGCCACGAAAGCAGGTGTAGATCCTGAAAAGGTGTATCAAGCGATCAGAGGAGGATTGGCTGGTAGTGCAGTGCTTGATGCAAAGGCTCCTATGGTTATGCAGAGGAACTTTAAACCTGGTTTTAGAATTGAACTGCACATTAAGGATTTGATGAATGCCTTGGAAACAGCGCATGAAGTTGGGGTACCTGTGCTGCTAACAAGCCAGGTAATGGAGATTATGCAAGCTTTAAAGGCAGAAGGCAAGGAAAAAGAGGATCATGGTGGTATTATACAGTTTTATGAGAAATTGGCTGGTGTAGAGGTAAGGAAATAG
- a CDS encoding sugar phosphate isomerase/epimerase family protein — MFIKNKGNKPVEAVRIGIGSFAFRYNIGFGDFIPPKPMTTIDFLQEAHRLGFSLVQLCENLNYATLSYKEIMSIANVAKELGISIEVGLRGLSRENLLHHIKLAELLSSCFIRIVPGELKSSPEKNPDELMKKSINILKNVLPICKEKNIKLGIEDNFILPLDYLIQIVEEIADEHVGLIMDTTNCLGFINQPEEVLDKMKPYLLSVHLKDYKVEKVEGGYLISSVPLGEGWLNVEEFIKKVLSINPTISIIIEYSMRRDYSASVEQILKWEKESVEKNARYIRKLIKGLNL; from the coding sequence ATGTTTATAAAAAATAAGGGAAATAAGCCAGTAGAAGCTGTGCGTATTGGTATAGGAAGTTTTGCATTTCGTTATAATATAGGTTTTGGGGACTTTATTCCACCAAAGCCAATGACTACCATAGATTTCCTGCAAGAAGCTCATCGACTGGGGTTTAGTTTGGTTCAATTGTGTGAAAATCTTAATTATGCAACATTAAGTTATAAAGAAATTATGTCAATAGCAAATGTAGCTAAAGAACTGGGAATTTCAATTGAAGTAGGCTTGAGAGGTTTGAGTAGGGAAAATTTATTACATCATATTAAATTAGCAGAACTTTTATCATCTTGTTTCATTCGGATAGTTCCTGGAGAGCTTAAATCCTCTCCAGAGAAAAATCCGGACGAATTAATGAAAAAATCAATCAATATATTAAAAAATGTGCTACCTATTTGTAAAGAAAAGAATATCAAATTGGGAATAGAGGATAATTTTATCCTCCCGTTAGATTATCTTATTCAAATCGTTGAGGAAATTGCAGATGAACATGTGGGACTTATTATGGATACAACAAATTGTCTTGGATTTATTAATCAACCAGAAGAAGTTCTCGACAAAATGAAGCCATATTTATTATCAGTTCACTTGAAAGATTACAAAGTAGAAAAAGTAGAAGGAGGTTATCTTATCAGTAGTGTGCCTCTTGGCGAAGGTTGGCTTAATGTGGAAGAATTTATCAAAAAAGTGCTTTCGATAAATCCAACTATCAGTATTATAATTGAATATAGTATGCGAAGAGACTATAGTGCTTCTGTAGAGCAGATCTTAAAATGGGAAAAAGAAAGTGTTGAGAAAAATGCTAGATATATTAGAAAATTGATTAAAGGTTTAAATTTATAA
- a CDS encoding DUF5060 domain-containing protein: MAGTVCSDVQKVKKWDRFESIIENNRTYKDPYRDVELLVTYTKPDNSQVDFWGFYDGGNVWKIRFMPDQIGIWRYKAVFSDGSAKFEGIFECVESDIPGMIYKDETNPMWFGFKGGKHILIRSFHVGDRFFAENWNEEERGDFLDWLQAQGYNMISVASFFLNREKIGRGSGWRTPRLWPLNADEYKKAEKILDDLANRRILVYPFAGFFGRDSYYPTSVKDQETYIRYVIARFGPYWNLLFNVAGPEPLLSKNPFMLKCEINRLGYMIKKYDIFDHLLSVHNATGDDEFLGEPYVSYGILQGPKTTERLVLSEGILKNHSRFYPLYAQETLWAGNIYHPHYSDDDLRKNAYVINMSAAALNFGDMNGDSTSGFSGSLHLNDRVQSRHDIIKKVWDFFETIQFYKMSPRQDLVSKGYCLAEEGKEYLVYLESGGTVNVSISGGKYRVEWINARNTNERINGGFTENGIGLTAPDKEDWLLRLVLE; this comes from the coding sequence ATGGCGGGAACTGTTTGTAGTGATGTTCAAAAAGTAAAGAAATGGGATAGATTTGAATCTATTATAGAGAATAATAGAACGTATAAAGATCCTTATAGAGATGTAGAACTTCTTGTTACATACACTAAACCTGATAACTCTCAAGTCGACTTTTGGGGTTTTTATGATGGTGGAAATGTATGGAAAATTCGGTTTATGCCAGACCAAATCGGGATATGGAGGTATAAAGCAGTTTTCTCTGATGGCAGTGCAAAATTTGAAGGGATTTTTGAATGTGTTGAATCAGATATTCCTGGAATGATTTATAAAGATGAAACAAATCCAATGTGGTTCGGATTTAAGGGAGGAAAACATATACTGATTAGAAGTTTTCACGTTGGAGATCGTTTTTTTGCCGAAAATTGGAATGAGGAAGAACGTGGGGATTTCTTGGATTGGTTACAGGCCCAAGGATATAATATGATTTCTGTGGCTAGTTTTTTCCTAAATCGGGAAAAAATAGGTCGAGGTTCAGGTTGGAGGACTCCACGATTATGGCCTTTAAATGCTGATGAATACAAAAAAGCTGAAAAAATATTGGATGATTTGGCAAATAGACGCATTTTGGTTTATCCGTTTGCAGGGTTTTTTGGTAGAGATTCTTATTATCCAACCAGTGTAAAGGATCAGGAAACATACATTCGATATGTTATTGCTAGATTTGGACCTTATTGGAATCTTCTTTTTAATGTAGCTGGTCCAGAGCCTTTATTATCTAAAAATCCTTTTATGTTGAAATGCGAGATTAACCGTTTGGGATATATGATTAAGAAGTATGATATCTTTGATCATCTGCTGTCAGTTCATAATGCAACAGGAGATGATGAGTTTTTAGGTGAGCCTTATGTATCATATGGAATTCTTCAAGGCCCTAAAACAACTGAACGATTAGTTCTTAGTGAAGGTATTTTAAAAAATCATTCCCGATTTTATCCGTTATATGCTCAGGAAACATTATGGGCGGGAAATATTTATCATCCGCATTATAGTGATGATGACTTACGTAAAAATGCTTATGTTATTAATATGTCAGCAGCAGCTTTGAATTTTGGAGATATGAATGGAGATTCTACATCTGGTTTTAGTGGTAGTCTTCATCTAAATGATAGAGTACAATCCAGACATGACATTATAAAGAAAGTATGGGACTTCTTTGAAACTATACAATTTTATAAGATGAGTCCTAGGCAAGATCTGGTAAGTAAAGGATATTGTTTGGCAGAAGAAGGAAAGGAGTATTTGGTTTATTTGGAAAGTGGGGGTACAGTAAATGTTTCAATTTCCGGGGGAAAATATAGAGTTGAGTGGATCAATGCTCGAAATACAAATGAGAGGATTAATGGAGGATTTACCGAAAACGGAATTGGACTGACTGCACCTGATAAAGAAGATTGGTTACTACGGCTTGTATTAGAATAA
- a CDS encoding ABC transporter permease has translation MNRLDSKNILSISSKPLSNKKNRENSFIYKNIIKYLIKDRWLYFMLLPGVLYFIIFKYGPMWGLLIAFKDYQPFMGFMGSKWVGFKHFIRLFTEATFWLLFRNTLLLAVYNLLFFFPLPIIFALMLNELRNTTLKRIIQTITYIPHFMSWVIVVGISYILFTTEGGIINEVLYALFGFKIDFLSSVKWFRPMIVGQTIWKETGWGTIIFIAALTNIDPQLYESAYIDGANRWEQLWHITLPSIRSTIIVLLLLRLGNFLDTGFEHIFLMLNATNREVGEVFDTYVYNVGIKQGQYSYTTAVGFFKSFVSLILVYISNSIAKKFGEEGIY, from the coding sequence ATGAATAGGTTAGATTCTAAAAATATATTATCTATATCATCGAAGCCACTATCAAATAAAAAAAATAGAGAAAACAGCTTTATTTATAAAAATATAATTAAGTATCTAATCAAGGATAGATGGTTATATTTTATGCTTTTACCAGGAGTGTTATATTTTATAATATTTAAGTATGGTCCTATGTGGGGTTTGCTGATAGCCTTTAAAGATTACCAACCCTTTATGGGTTTTATGGGAAGCAAATGGGTAGGATTTAAACATTTTATACGATTGTTTACTGAAGCTACTTTTTGGTTATTATTTCGTAATACTCTATTACTTGCAGTCTATAATCTATTATTTTTCTTTCCTTTGCCTATTATTTTTGCTCTGATGCTAAATGAGTTAAGAAATACAACGCTTAAGCGTATAATTCAGACAATAACATACATTCCACATTTTATGTCATGGGTTATAGTTGTTGGTATTTCCTATATATTATTTACAACTGAAGGCGGGATAATAAATGAGGTTCTATATGCTTTATTCGGTTTTAAGATTGATTTTTTGTCTAGTGTTAAATGGTTTAGGCCTATGATTGTTGGACAAACTATATGGAAAGAGACTGGCTGGGGTACAATTATATTTATAGCTGCATTAACAAATATTGACCCACAGTTATATGAATCAGCATATATTGATGGTGCAAACAGATGGGAGCAATTGTGGCATATTACATTGCCATCCATTCGAAGTACTATAATAGTTTTGTTGCTACTTAGATTGGGAAATTTTTTAGACACTGGTTTTGAGCATATATTTCTTATGCTTAATGCTACAAACCGTGAAGTAGGAGAAGTTTTTGATACATATGTATACAATGTTGGGATTAAGCAAGGGCAATATAGTTACACTACTGCAGTAGGATTCTTTAAATCCTTTGTAAGTTTGATTCTAGTATATATTTCAAATAGTATTGCAAAAAAATTTGGCGAAGAAGGAATATATTAA
- a CDS encoding carbohydrate ABC transporter permease has translation MIGYRSIGSRLFDIFNITIMLIFSLLCILPFIHIIAGSFAPAEEILKEGFLLIPKKYSLAAYRYIFSTDTLIRSMLITVYVTVVGTFANILFTSLMAYPLSRSNLKGRNIIMFGVVFTMLFRGGMIPTFLVVKAMGLLNSLYSLIIPTVINAFNLVIMKNFFQQIPVELEEAAKMDGYNDLFIFGRIILPLSKSVLATLTLFYAVGHWNKYFEAIIYLNNSNLWPIQVLLRQIVILAQGGIGDLDQMDPDFVVPAKSVQMATVVVATVPILLVYPFLQKHFVKGVLIGSIKG, from the coding sequence ATGATTGGATACCGTTCTATTGGGTCCAGATTATTCGATATATTTAATATTACTATAATGTTGATATTTTCTTTGTTATGTATATTACCGTTTATTCATATTATAGCAGGCTCATTTGCACCGGCAGAAGAAATTTTAAAGGAAGGATTTCTCTTAATACCTAAAAAGTATTCACTAGCTGCATATAGATATATATTCTCCACAGATACTCTTATTAGGAGTATGTTGATTACAGTTTATGTAACGGTAGTGGGTACTTTTGCCAATATACTATTTACTTCGTTAATGGCATATCCCCTTTCTCGTTCAAATTTAAAAGGGAGGAACATTATAATGTTTGGTGTAGTTTTTACTATGTTGTTTAGGGGAGGGATGATTCCAACCTTTTTAGTGGTGAAAGCTATGGGGCTGCTTAATTCACTATATTCGCTTATAATACCTACTGTAATAAATGCTTTTAATCTAGTAATAATGAAGAACTTTTTTCAACAGATTCCTGTAGAACTTGAGGAAGCTGCTAAAATGGATGGATACAATGATTTATTTATCTTTGGGCGTATTATTCTTCCTCTTTCTAAATCAGTTCTTGCTACTTTAACATTATTTTATGCAGTTGGACACTGGAATAAGTATTTTGAGGCTATAATCTACCTAAATAATTCAAATTTATGGCCTATACAAGTACTTCTTCGTCAAATCGTTATTTTGGCACAAGGAGGTATTGGTGATTTAGATCAAATGGACCCTGATTTTGTGGTACCAGCTAAAAGCGTTCAAATGGCTACAGTAGTAGTTGCCACTGTGCCTATACTATTGGTATATCCCTTTTTACAAAAACATTTTGTAAAAGGTGTATTGATTGGCTCAATTAAAGGGTAA